A region from the Riemerella anatipestifer genome encodes:
- a CDS encoding porin family protein produces MKKVILAGLGLIFGLSSAQINIQFENTRFGVGAGMNYSGVKNAHNPSGKRLGFQVGALALIPADNDDQLYLQPEIQYYQAGETGYNKREGDKNTKYYNDYISVPIYVKGYFSEAESEFFGMFGPRFNFLINQTVESPSRQVYTIEGNDPRYPNLNGKASSFNFGLGVGLGFSYKRQLEVALKYDLGLSNTYRHMVESYTGDLSTEKKKSEQVLSLTLNYIFE; encoded by the coding sequence ATGAAAAAAGTAATTTTAGCAGGGCTAGGTTTAATCTTTGGGTTGTCTTCTGCACAAATCAATATTCAGTTTGAAAATACTCGTTTTGGAGTAGGGGCTGGTATGAATTACTCTGGAGTAAAAAATGCACATAATCCATCAGGTAAAAGGTTAGGTTTTCAAGTAGGAGCTTTAGCTTTAATTCCAGCAGATAATGATGACCAATTATATTTGCAGCCAGAAATACAGTACTACCAAGCTGGGGAAACAGGTTATAATAAAAGAGAAGGTGATAAAAATACTAAATATTATAACGATTATATTAGTGTACCTATTTATGTAAAAGGTTACTTTTCAGAGGCAGAGTCTGAATTTTTTGGAATGTTTGGTCCTAGATTTAATTTTCTAATCAATCAAACTGTAGAGAGCCCATCTAGACAGGTTTATACGATAGAGGGAAATGACCCAAGATATCCTAATCTTAATGGAAAGGCAAGTAGTTTTAATTTTGGTTTAGGAGTGGGACTAGGATTTAGTTATAAAAGACAATTAGAAGTAGCACTAAAGTATGATTTGGGACTGTCTAATACCTATCGTCATATGGTAGAATCATACACGGGAGATTTAAGTACCGAGAAGAAAAAATCTGAACAAGTACTAAGTTTAACGCTTAATTATATTTTTGAATAA